One part of the Streptomyces nigra genome encodes these proteins:
- a CDS encoding HelD family protein, whose product MRREQEFIDGLYARVDALRGDTEAGVTDALAQGDKPMQARLERDILVAERSGLLAALNAVDGSLCFGRIDLSSGGAHHIGRIGLRADDTERTPILIDWRADVARPFYLATGHTPMGLRRRRHITTEGRTVTALHDEILDLGDRERTGHEDPSGDAVLLAALDAARTGRMHDIVQTIQAEQDEIIRAPHRGVLVVEGGPGTGKTAVALHRAAYLLYEHRELLAKRAVLIVGPNPAFLGYIGEVLPSLGETGVLLATVGELFPGVKATATDTREAAAVKGRADMADVLAEVVRDWQALPDPVIAIEHDREVLMLDDGLVKVAREKTRAARLPHNAAREHFEGHILNTLTELYAERVGTDPFDGTSLLDPSDITQIRDEIAENPEVWAAIDQLWPRLTPQRLVADFLADPVGYLPDEDAAAIRRPVTRAWTVADVPLLDEAAELLGEDDRLARVRAERERETQIAYAQGVLDVSYASRTYEFDDKDEEDSEVLSAHDIIDAERFAERQEEDDHRSAAERAAADRTWAFGHIIVDEAQELSPMAWRLLMRRVPTRSMTLVGDPAQTAEAAGVGSWEKILQPYVEDRWEHTRLGVNYRTPAEIMELAAAVVRAEDPDFEPPSSVRSTGERPWVRATDDLPEAVASAVKELTPAEGRLAVIAPRHLHRRLAARLDGVTAGEQPDLTRTVVLLDPRQAKGLEFDSVLVVEPGLYGTSDLYVALTRATQRLGVLHTGRLPKALAEN is encoded by the coding sequence TTGCGACGCGAGCAGGAATTCATCGACGGCCTGTACGCACGCGTCGACGCCCTGCGCGGCGACACCGAGGCCGGAGTCACGGACGCGCTCGCCCAGGGCGACAAGCCCATGCAGGCCCGTCTGGAGCGGGACATCCTCGTCGCCGAACGCTCGGGGCTGCTCGCCGCGCTGAACGCGGTCGACGGCTCCCTGTGCTTCGGCCGGATCGACCTCTCCTCGGGCGGCGCCCACCACATCGGCCGGATCGGTCTGCGCGCCGACGACACCGAACGCACCCCGATCCTCATCGACTGGCGGGCCGACGTCGCCCGCCCCTTCTACCTGGCCACCGGCCACACCCCGATGGGGCTGCGCCGCCGGCGGCACATCACCACCGAGGGGCGGACGGTCACCGCCCTGCACGACGAGATCCTGGACCTCGGCGACCGGGAGCGCACCGGCCACGAGGACCCCAGCGGCGACGCCGTGCTCCTCGCGGCGCTCGACGCCGCCCGCACCGGCCGGATGCACGACATCGTGCAGACCATCCAGGCCGAGCAGGACGAGATCATCCGGGCACCGCACCGCGGCGTCCTCGTCGTCGAGGGCGGCCCCGGCACCGGCAAGACCGCCGTCGCCCTGCACCGCGCCGCCTACCTCCTCTACGAGCACCGCGAGCTGCTCGCCAAGCGGGCCGTCCTCATCGTCGGCCCCAACCCCGCCTTCCTCGGCTACATCGGCGAGGTGCTGCCCTCCCTCGGCGAGACCGGCGTCCTGCTGGCCACGGTCGGCGAACTCTTCCCCGGCGTGAAGGCCACCGCGACCGACACCCGCGAGGCGGCCGCCGTGAAGGGCCGCGCCGACATGGCCGACGTCCTCGCCGAGGTCGTCCGGGACTGGCAGGCGCTGCCCGACCCGGTCATCGCCATCGAGCACGACCGCGAGGTCCTCATGCTCGACGACGGACTGGTCAAGGTCGCCCGCGAGAAGACCCGCGCCGCCCGGCTGCCGCACAACGCGGCCCGGGAGCACTTCGAGGGGCACATCCTCAACACCCTCACCGAGCTGTACGCCGAGCGGGTCGGCACCGACCCCTTCGACGGCACCAGCCTCCTCGACCCCAGCGACATCACCCAGATCCGCGACGAGATCGCCGAGAACCCCGAGGTGTGGGCGGCCATCGACCAGCTGTGGCCCCGGCTCACCCCGCAGCGCCTGGTCGCCGACTTCCTCGCCGACCCCGTCGGCTACCTCCCCGACGAGGACGCCGCCGCGATCCGGCGGCCCGTCACCCGGGCGTGGACGGTTGCGGACGTACCGCTGCTCGACGAGGCCGCCGAACTGCTCGGCGAGGACGACCGGCTCGCCCGGGTCCGCGCCGAGCGTGAGCGCGAGACGCAGATCGCCTACGCGCAGGGCGTGCTGGACGTGTCGTACGCGTCCCGGACCTACGAGTTCGACGACAAGGACGAGGAGGACAGCGAGGTCCTCTCCGCCCACGACATCATCGACGCCGAGCGGTTCGCCGAGCGGCAGGAGGAGGACGACCACCGCAGCGCCGCCGAGCGCGCGGCGGCCGACCGGACCTGGGCGTTCGGGCACATCATCGTCGACGAGGCGCAGGAGCTGTCGCCGATGGCCTGGCGCCTGCTCATGCGGCGCGTCCCCACCCGGTCGATGACCCTCGTCGGCGACCCGGCGCAGACCGCCGAGGCGGCCGGCGTCGGCTCCTGGGAGAAGATCCTCCAGCCGTATGTCGAGGACCGCTGGGAGCACACCCGGCTCGGCGTCAACTACCGCACGCCCGCCGAGATCATGGAGCTGGCGGCGGCCGTCGTCCGGGCGGAGGACCCGGACTTCGAACCGCCGAGTTCCGTACGGTCGACGGGAGAGCGGCCCTGGGTGCGGGCCACCGACGATCTGCCTGAGGCCGTGGCCTCGGCGGTGAAGGAGCTGACCCCTGCGGAGGGGCGGCTCGCGGTCATCGCGCCGCGGCATCTGCACCGGCGGCTGGCCGCCCGGCTGGACGGGGTGACGGCGGGGGAGCAGCCCGATCTCACGCGTACGGTCGTGCTCCTCGACCCCCGTCAGGCCAAGGGCCTGGAGTTCGACTCGGTGCTGGTGGTCGAGCCGGGGCTGTACGGCACGAGCGACTTGTACGTGGCCCTGACGCGTGCGACGCAACGCCTGGGTGTCCTCCACACGGGCCGCCTCCCCAAGGCCCTGGCCGAGAACTGA